Sequence from the Desulfovibrio legallii genome:
CCCAGAAGTTCGCGCACCTCAATGGCCAGGCGCAAATGCCCCACATGGGGCGGATTGAAGCTGCCGCCCAGAATGGCCAGGCCCGCCGACGGGCCCTTGTGGGCGCGGCTGGCGGTTTTGTCCGCGGCGGGTGTGGCGTCCGCCGGAGCAGTGCCCGCCGGACGGGGTTTTGCAGGCATCTAGGGCCGTACCTGCCCTTGCCCCAGAACCACAAACTTGGTGGTGGTGAGCTCTTCTACGCCCATGGGGCCGTAGGCGTGCAGCTTGGAGGTGGAAATGCCAATTTCCGCGCCCAGACCCAACTGGCCGCCATCGTTAAAGCGGCTGGAGGCGTTGACCGCCACCATGGAGGCGTCCGCCTCACGCAGGAAGCGGCGGGCGTGGTCCAGGTTGCGGGTGCAGATGATTTCCGTATGGTTGGAACCGTAGCGGGCAATGTGGTCCAGCGCCGCGTCCAGATCTTCCACTACGCGCACGGCCAGAATTAAGGCGTGAAACTCCTGACCGAAATCGTCGGGGCTCTGGGCCGTGACCCGCGCTTCAGGCACGGCGGCCAACAGGGGAAAGGACGCCGGGCAGGCGCGAAATTCCACCCCGGCCGCGCCCAGACGCGCCCCCACCAGGGGCAGAAAGGCCGCGGCCGCGTCCTTGTGCACCAGCAGGCATTCCAACGCATTACACACGCCGGGGCGCTGCACTTTACCATTGTAAACAATGTCCAATGCCTGCGTAATATCCGCATCCACGTCCACAAAGGCGTGACAGACGCCCTTGAAGTGCTTGAGCACCGGCATGGTGGCCGCTGCGGTAACGGCCCGCACCAGGCCCTCGCCCCCGCGCGGGATCATTACGTCAATATAGGCGTCCAGCTTGCAGAGGGCGGTGACGGCCTCGTGTCCGGGCACGGCCACCAGCTGGACTGCGTCGGCGGGAAGCCCCGCCGCAAGGAGGGCCTGCTGCAGCAGGGCGGCCAAGGCTTTATTGGAGCCCAGAGCTTCGCTGCCCCCGCGCAGGATCACGGCGTTGCCCGCCTTGAGGCAAAGGATGGCCGCGTCGATGGTGACGTTGGGTCGGGCCTCGTAGACCATGGCAATGACGCCCAGAGGGACGCGCATGCGGCCCACCAGCAGGCCGTTGGGCCGCTGCCACTGGCGCTCGGTGGCCCCCACGGGGTCGGGCAGGGCGGCCACATGGCGGCAGGCGGCGCGCATTTCTTCCATAATGGCCGGGGTCAGGGTCAGCCGGTCCAGGCGCGGGGCGTCCTGCCCGGCCTGGCGGGCCGCCTCCACATCTGCGGTATTGGCCGCCAGTATGGCCTGCTGGTGGGTTTGCAGCAGGTCGGCCAAGTGCAGCAGGGCGCGCGATTTGGCTTCGGGGCTGGCCTTGGCCAGCAAGCGGGCCGCAGCCCGCGCCCGCAGGCCCAGAGTTTGCATTTCTTCCGCCAGAGTCATGGCATCTCCTTGGTTTGCCGTGGCCCGCGACGCGGCAACGGCAGGCAAACGCCGTGCGCCGGGCAAAGGGATGCAGCCGCGTGGTCCCGGCGGGGGCGGATATTGCAGGGATATTTATTTTGACAGGGGGGCGGCTTGTGCCTATAAAAAGGGCTTGCGCCCATGTCCGCGCCGACGCGCTTCCCTGGCGCATCGGCCCCCCCAAGGAGTTTTGATACATGAATCCGCAAAAGAATCAAGGCGCGCCGGAATCGCCCCTGCTGCGCGACCTCCAATCCGAAGTGAGCGCCGAAAGTGCGCCTTTGCTGCAATTCATGCTGCGTCACGCCGGCGTCATCGCCGGGGTGGTGGTGCTGCTTTTGCTGGTGCTGGGCGGTACGGGCGTCTGGCGTTGGTACCACAGCTCACGCGGCGAAGCCTCGCGTGACGACCTGGCCCGCGTTGCCCTGCTTGAGAGCGGGGCGCAGCAGGTGGCTTCTTTGCAGTCTCTGGCTGAAAAAGCCCACGGTTCGGTTCGCTTTGCCGTGCGCATGACCTTGGGGCAAAGCGCCCTGGCCCAGAATCAGCCCGACGTGGCGGCCCAGGCCTATGCCGCTGCCGCCGCCGAAGACCCCAAGGGCGCGTTGGGCCTGGCTGCCGGCTTCAATGAAGCCGGGGCGCTGCTCAAGGCCGGTAAGGCCGCCGAAGCGCTGGCCCTGCTGCAAAGGCTTCAAAGCAGCCTGCCGGGTGAGGTGCGCGCGCCGCAGCTCCGGCAGATGCTGGCCGAGGCCGCCGCCGTGGCCGGACAGCCGCAGGAGGCCGCCAAGGTCTATCTGGCCCTGGCGCGTGAAACGCAGGGCGCGGGCGGCGACTATTTCCACGCCTGCGCGGAACGCCTGGCCCCCCAGGTGGTGAAGGAAGAAGCCGCCAGGGCGGCCTCCGCCGCCACGGACGCGCCCGCCGGAGAGCAGAAGCAATAACAGTTTTTCCGGGTTGCGCCGGTTCTTCCCTTTGCGTCGGGAACGTCCCGTGCGGTCCCCTGCGGCAGCAATGCTCCTGGGGCGGGGGTCTTGTCGCCAACGGAGGCCCCGTAACACGGGCCGCGTCCGATTTTTTCCATACGTTCCGGCGGCGCGGCCTCAGGCTTGCGCCGCCGGACGGGTCAGTATCCAATGACGGTCCGCGCGCCATGCGCCGGGGCCGGGAGGAAGCATGAGCGAACATCCTTTGTTGCGCGGCGTCCGCGGGGAGCGCCATCTGCTGTTGGGCAACGAGGCCATCGTGCGCGGCGCGCTGGAAGCGGGCGTGCATATGGTGAGCTGTTATCCGGGCACGCCCTCTTCTGAAGTGCCGGACACCTTCCACGCCCTGGGCGGCGAAGGCCGCTACCGCATGGAATATTCCGTCAACGAGAAGGTGGCCCTGGAGGTGGCGGCGGGCGCGGCCCTGGCCGGAGCCATGAGCTTGGTGACCATGAAGCATGTGGGCCTCAACGTGGCGGCAGACCCCCTGTTCACCTGCGTCTATACGGGCCTGCCCGGCGGCATGGTGGTGCTTACGGCGGACGATCCCGGCTGTCACTCCAGCCAGAACGAGCAGGACAACCGCACCTACGCCCGCTTTGCCCAACTGCCCTGCTTTGAGCCCGCTGCGGCTCAAGAAGCCAAGGACATGACGCGCGAGGCCTTTCGCCTGGCCCGGGAGCTKCAGCAGCCGGTCATGCTGCGCACCACCACGCGCATCAGCCACATGCGCGGCCCCGTGGATTTTGACGACCTGCCCGCCCCGCAACCCAAGGTGCCTTTTGCCCGCAACCCCGGCCGTTTTGTGCCCGTGCCCGCCGTGGCCCGCGCGCGCCACGCGGCCCTGGACGCAGTGATGGAAAAGGCCCGCCAGTTTGCCGAAGGCAGCCGCTTTAACCATGTGCGCGAACCCGAAGCCCCCACCCGCCTGGGCATCATCACCAGCGGCGTGGCCCGCGCCTACCTGGCGGACGCTCTGGCCTCCGGCGGCTGGGAAGGCCGCATCCGCACCCTGGAACTGGGCATGACCTGGCCCCTGCCCACGGAACTCCTGGGCGACTTTCTGCGCCGCTGCGACCGCGTGCTGGTGCTGGAAGAAGGCGCGGACCTGCTGGAGCAGGACGTGCGCGCCCTGGTTCAGCGCTTGGGCCTTGCCGTGCGCATCGAGGGCAAAAATCAAGATCTCACCGGCCGGGGCGAATACTCCACCACGCTGGTCATGCGTCGCCTGGCCGCCTGGCTGGACATGCCCTGTCCGGCCAAACCCGCCCGCGCTGTGGAAAAAGATCTGCCCGGCCGGCCGCCCAACCTCTGCCCCGGCTGTTCGCACCGGGCCGTGTACTATGCGGCCCG
This genomic interval carries:
- a CDS encoding glutamate-5-semialdehyde dehydrogenase, producing MTLAEEMQTLGLRARAAARLLAKASPEAKSRALLHLADLLQTHQQAILAANTADVEAARQAGQDAPRLDRLTLTPAIMEEMRAACRHVAALPDPVGATERQWQRPNGLLVGRMRVPLGVIAMVYEARPNVTIDAAILCLKAGNAVILRGGSEALGSNKALAALLQQALLAAGLPADAVQLVAVPGHEAVTALCKLDAYIDVMIPRGGEGLVRAVTAAATMPVLKHFKGVCHAFVDVDADITQALDIVYNGKVQRPGVCNALECLLVHKDAAAAFLPLVGARLGAAGVEFRACPASFPLLAAVPEARVTAQSPDDFGQEFHALILAVRVVEDLDAALDHIARYGSNHTEIICTRNLDHARRFLREADASMVAVNASSRFNDGGQLGLGAEIGISTSKLHAYGPMGVEELTTTKFVVLGQGQVRP
- the iorA gene encoding indolepyruvate ferredoxin oxidoreductase subunit alpha; this translates as MSEHPLLRGVRGERHLLLGNEAIVRGALEAGVHMVSCYPGTPSSEVPDTFHALGGEGRYRMEYSVNEKVALEVAAGAALAGAMSLVTMKHVGLNVAADPLFTCVYTGLPGGMVVLTADDPGCHSSQNEQDNRTYARFAQLPCFEPAAAQEAKDMTREAFRLARELQQPVMLRTTTRISHMRGPVDFDDLPAPQPKVPFARNPGRFVPVPAVARARHAALDAVMEKARQFAEGSRFNHVREPEAPTRLGIITSGVARAYLADALASGGWEGRIRTLELGMTWPLPTELLGDFLRRCDRVLVLEEGADLLEQDVRALVQRLGLAVRIEGKNQDLTGRGEYSTTLVMRRLAAWLDMPCPAKPARAVEKDLPGRPPNLCPGCSHRAVYYAARKVFGDEAYYSTDIGCYTLGMLPPLRTADFLVCMGSSVSAGSGFARASGKPVVAFIGDSTFFHSGMTGLANAVFNRHDLILVVLDNGTTAMTGHQPNPGMVQDMLGSMSQHLDIETIVRALGVTQCAKVRSFNVRAVIRALEEMKTQHGVRVLITEEPCVLYARRQLKKAQPQVAEVVEQGEAAMTCLRELACPAFYRQGDDLAVDPSLCTGCMVCLQIAPSAFKARKR
- a CDS encoding tetratricopeptide repeat protein, with the translated sequence MNPQKNQGAPESPLLRDLQSEVSAESAPLLQFMLRHAGVIAGVVVLLLLVLGGTGVWRWYHSSRGEASRDDLARVALLESGAQQVASLQSLAEKAHGSVRFAVRMTLGQSALAQNQPDVAAQAYAAAAAEDPKGALGLAAGFNEAGALLKAGKAAEALALLQRLQSSLPGEVRAPQLRQMLAEAAAVAGQPQEAAKVYLALARETQGAGGDYFHACAERLAPQVVKEEAARAASAATDAPAGEQKQ